A DNA window from Camelina sativa cultivar DH55 chromosome 17, Cs, whole genome shotgun sequence contains the following coding sequences:
- the LOC109129905 gene encoding cation-chloride cotransporter 1-like, with product NSISLYCRLLTATIAWPFPAIVHVGIILSTLGAALQSLTGAPRLLAAIANDDILPILNYFKVADTSEPHIATLFTAFICIGCVVIGNLDLITPTVTMFYLLCYSGVNLSCFLLDLLDAPSWRPRWKYHHWSLSFVGASLCIVIMFLISWSFTVVAIALASLIYKYVGLKGKAGDWGDGFKSAYFQLALRSLRSPGAT from the exons AATTCAATTTCCCTCTATTGCAGGCTACTTACTGCTACAATTGCTTGGCCTTTCCCTGCCATTGTTCACGTTGGAATCATCCTTTCAACCTTAGGGGCTGCTCTCCAGAGTTTGACAGGGGCCCCACGGTTACTTGCAGCTATAGCAAATGATGATATTCTCCCCATCCTCAATTATTTTAAAGTTGCAGATACTAGTGAACCTCACATAGCGACGCTTTTCACAGCATTTATCTGCATAGGATGTGTTGTTATTGGAAATCTGGATCTTATCACACCAACTGTGActatgttttatcttttatgCTATTCGGGAGTAAACCTGTCTTGTTTCCTGCTCGATCTTCTTGATGCTCCAAGTTGGCGTCCACGGTGGAAATACCATCATTGGAGCCTTTCCTTTGTTGGAGCCTCACTCTGCATAG TGATCATGTTCTTGATTTCCTGGTCGTTCACTGTGGTTGCCATTGCACTTGCAAGtcttatatacaaatatgttgGCCTTAAAGGAAAGGCCGGGGACTGGGGGGATGGTTTCAAGAGTGCATATTTCCAGTTGGCCCTTCGTAGTCTCAGGTCACCCGGAG
- the LOC104757409 gene encoding F-box protein At1g30790-like isoform X1, whose translation MEVADRLRLDFDSGPVQPTASSCPVSLPETSSSAAINVPPSYDDSASTAVGAGRGRSFRQTVYRHWLRCICVKYREDEKDRFCSSSSNLDSIPLQSKERDRNIEKATSSSKVAWIPVQSNERDCNTEKDTSPIKLDTIPLQSKERDCNTEKGTSSSKVASIPLDLEIEILSRLPAKSLMKFQCVSKMWSSIIRSQSFVDSFFSMSSMTQSRFLISFSNGALPKNGNNLMFISSASYDREEASCLITNVDLILPFDSYLDRCCNCASVHGLIGCAKSGPFIVCNPSTGKVTVLPYSGSRTSLGYDPVGDQFKALILLSHPHLHHDFLVYEVLTLGGESSILVRGPPPEIRIR comes from the coding sequence ATGGAGGTTGCTGATAGACTCCGCCTCGACTTCGATTCTGGACCTGTTCAGCCCACCGCTTCTTCATGCCCGGTTTCTCTGCCTGAAACCTCTTCCTCCGCCGCTATTAATGTACCTCCGAGCTACGATGATTCCGCCTCGACGGCGGTTGGAGCTGGGAGAGGACGAAGTTTCCGACAGACTGTGTATAGACATTGGCTTCGATGTATATGTGTGAAATACAGAGAAGATGAGAAGGATAGGTTCTGCAGCAGCTCAAGTAACTTGGATTCGATCCCTCTTCAATCCAAGGAGCGAGATCGTAACATTGAGAAAGCCACAAGCTCAAGTAAGGTAGCTTGGATTCCTGTTCAGTCCAATGAGCGAGATTGTAACACTGAGAAAGACACAAGCCCAATTAAGTTAGATACGATCCCTCTTCAATCCAAGGAGCGAGATTGTAACACTGAGAAAGGCACAAGCTCAAGTAAGGTAGCTTCGATTCCTCTTGACCTAGAGATTGAGATACTGAGTAGACTGCCCGCAAAGTCTCTTATGAAGTTCCAATGCGTGTCAAAGATGTGGTCTTCCATCATCCGAAGCCAGAGTTTCGTCGATTCCTTCTTCTCCATGTCCTCTATGACGCAATCGCGGTTTTTAATCTCTTTCAGTAACGGTGCACTCCCCAAGAATGGTAACAATCTCATGTTCATCTCTTCGGCTTCCTACGACAGAGAGGAAGCTTCTTGTTTGATAACCAATGTCGATCTGATACTACCTTTTGATAGTTACTTGGATAGATGCTGCAACTGTGCTTCCGTCCATGGCTTAATCGGGTGTGCTAAGAGTGGTCCGTTCATTGTCTGTAACCCTAGCACAGGCAAAGTCACTGTCTTACCCTATAGCGGATCACGCACATCCTTGGGATACGATCCTGTTGGTGATCAATTCAAAGCATTGATCTTGTTGTCTCATCCTCACCTTCACCATGATTTTCTAGTGTACGAGGTTTTAACACTAGGAGGAGAATCTTCTATTTTGGTGCGTGGACCCCCACCCGAGATAAGAATCCGGTGA
- the LOC104757409 gene encoding uncharacterized protein LOC104757409 isoform X2, which produces MEVADRLRLDFDSGPVQPTASSCPVSLPETSSSAAINVPPSYDDSASTAVGAGRGRSFRQTVYRHWLRCICVKYREDEKDRFCSSSSNLDSIPLQSKERDRNIEKATSSSKVAWIPVQSNERDCNTEKDTSPIKLDTIPLQSKERDCNTEKGTSSSKVASIPLDLEIEILSRLPAKSLMKFQCVSKMWSSIIRSQSFVDSFFSMSSMTQSRFLISFSNGALPKNVTWIDAATVLPSMA; this is translated from the exons ATGGAGGTTGCTGATAGACTCCGCCTCGACTTCGATTCTGGACCTGTTCAGCCCACCGCTTCTTCATGCCCGGTTTCTCTGCCTGAAACCTCTTCCTCCGCCGCTATTAATGTACCTCCGAGCTACGATGATTCCGCCTCGACGGCGGTTGGAGCTGGGAGAGGACGAAGTTTCCGACAGACTGTGTATAGACATTGGCTTCGATGTATATGTGTGAAATACAGAGAAGATGAGAAGGATAGGTTCTGCAGCAGCTCAAGTAACTTGGATTCGATCCCTCTTCAATCCAAGGAGCGAGATCGTAACATTGAGAAAGCCACAAGCTCAAGTAAGGTAGCTTGGATTCCTGTTCAGTCCAATGAGCGAGATTGTAACACTGAGAAAGACACAAGCCCAATTAAGTTAGATACGATCCCTCTTCAATCCAAGGAGCGAGATTGTAACACTGAGAAAGGCACAAGCTCAAGTAAGGTAGCTTCGATTCCTCTTGACCTAGAGATTGAGATACTGAGTAGACTGCCCGCAAAGTCTCTTATGAAGTTCCAATGCGTGTCAAAGATGTGGTCTTCCATCATCCGAAGCCAGAGTTTCGTCGATTCCTTCTTCTCCATGTCCTCTATGACGCAATCGCGGTTTTTAATCTCTTTCAGTAACGGTGCACTCCCCAAGAATG TTACTTGGATAGATGCTGCAACTGTGCTTCCGTCCATGGCTTAA
- the LOC104757412 gene encoding cation-chloride cotransporter 1-like, which produces MGKISPSRKGTRRYVLGAVETFLKAFPAAGIFRETITKVNVTAVSESIQSPNSHDLQIYGIVVTILLCFIVFCGNRVAPAFLVPVLLSIFCIFIGIFLAKTDDPDILKITGALLIK; this is translated from the exons ATGGGGAAGATATCTCCATCACGCAAGGGCACCCGAAG GTATGTTTTAGGTGCTGTGGAGACTTTTCTAAAAGCATTCCCTGCTGCTGGGATTTTTAGAG AAACTATCACAAAGGTTAATGTAACAGCAGTCTCCGAATCAATACAAAGCCCGAACTCACATGACTTGCAGATTTATGGAATTGTTGTGACGATCCTTCTTTGCTTCATTGTGTTTTGCGGCAATCGGGTTGCACCTGCTTTCCTCGTACCCGTTTTGCTCTCTATCTTCTGCATATTCATCGGGATATTTTTGGCAAAGACAGATGACCCTGACA ttttaaagataACTGGGGCTCTGCTTATCAAATGA
- the LOC104757408 gene encoding F-box protein At1g30790-like produces MKREKRQRIEADPIPLDLQEAILTRLPAKSLMNFLCVSKTWSSIIRNQRFVNSYYAMSSTIGSRFTIAFCCGSQAKFDDWRLFVFSSSYEDEKSSSLATTLHMTIPSVSSASGCLSVHGLIGCTIGGPFIVCNPSTNKYTILPCAGPRTFLGYDPVGDQFKALTMVSYPPPPQPQDFLVYEVLTLGGGESSWTCNTFTSLPHFTVTNSICINGFVYYAAWTPTRTTNPVIVCFDVRYERLSFIKAPMPVVCWEGESILIEYKGKLASIARHPHADFHSFDLWILEDATRHDWSQQTFELPFSLGMGRNITSPGTNKAGEIIFAPKHLSYDVQPYYIFYYNVDRKDMRKVRLLGIADDEEFRRRYKIAGQCYVSISPEHVETIASL; encoded by the coding sequence ATGAAACGCGAGAAGAGACAACGTATTGAGGCAGATCCCATCCCTCTTGACCTACAGGAGGCTATACTCACTAGATTGCCTGCCAAGTCTCTTATGAATTTTCTATGCGTGTCAAAGACGTGGTCTTCCATCATCCGAAACCAAAGGTTTGTCAATTCTTACTACGCGATGTCCTCCACGATCGGGTCGCGGTTTACAATCGCTTTCTGCTGCGGTTCACAAGCCAAATTTGATGACTGGCGTTTGTTCGTCTTCTCGTCTTCCTACGAAGAtgagaaatcttcttctttggcaACCACTCTCCATATGACAATACCTTCAGTGTCTAGCGCCTCCGGCTGTCTTTCTGTCCATGGCTTAATCGGTTGTACTATTGGTGGTCCGTTCATTGTCTGTAACCCCAGCACCAACAAATACACTATCCTACCATGTGCCGGGCCACGCACATTCTTGGGATACGATCCTGTTGGAGATCAATTCAAAGCATTGACCATGGTGTcttatcctcctcctcctcagcctCAGGATTTTCTAGTGTACGAGGTTTTAACACTTGGAGGAGGAGAATCTTCATGGACATGCAATACGTTCACCAGCCTGCCTCATTTCACTGTTACCAACTCAATATGTATCAATGGTTTCGTGTATTATGCTGCTTGGACCCCAACCCGAACTACAAATCCGGTGATTGTGTGTTTTGATGTTAGATATGAGAGGCTGAGCTTTATCAAAGCGCCTATGCCTGTTGTTTGCTGGGAGGGTGAATCTATTCTCATAGAATACAAAGGGAAGCTAGCTTCCATTGCAAGACACCCTCATGCTGATTTCCATAGTTTTGATTTATGGATACTAGAAGATGCGACGAGACATGATTGGTCCCAGCAAACATTTGAGCTTCCTTTCTCTTTGGGGATGGGTAGGAATATCACTTCCCCGGGCACTAACAAAGCTGGTGAAATCATTTTTGCCCCAAAACACCTCTCATATGATGTTCAACCATACTACATTTTTTACTACAATGTTGATAGAAAAGACATGAGAAAAGTTAGGCTACTAGGAATTGCTGACGATGAAGAGTTTAGGCGCCGTTACAAGATCGCAGGGCAATGTTACGTCTCCATCTCACCAGAACACGTTGAAACTATTGCCTCTCTATGA